In the genome of Anabaena cylindrica PCC 7122, the window GGCAATACAGCCAATAATCCAGGAACGCAGGTAACTCGGAATATTGCTAATACAGTTAAAAGCCGTGGCAAGCTGATTTGTGGTGTTAGTGGTGAATTACCAGGATTTAGCTTTGTGGGAACTGACGGTAAATATAGCGGTATTGACGTAGATATTTGTCGTGCTGTGGCAGCTGCTTTGTTTGATAATCCCGATGCGGTAGAATTTCGCAACCTGAATGCTAAAGAAAGATTTACAGCCTTGCAAACTGGGGAAATAGATGTCCTCAGCCGCAATACTAGCTGGACATTCAGCCGTGATACTTCAGTTGGGTTGGATTTTGCACCTGTAGTATTTTACGATGGTCAAGCGATTATGGTTCGCAAAAATAGCGGGATCAAAACCCTAGCAGACTTGAAAAACAAAGCGATTTGCGCTCAAACTGGTACAACTACCGAACAGAATTTAGCTGATCAAATGCGGAAACGGGGTGTTACCTACAAACCTGTTGTTTTTGAAGACGTTAATATTACCTTTGCAACTTATGCTGAAGGACGCTGTGATGGTGTGACGGCTGACCG includes:
- a CDS encoding amino acid ABC transporter substrate-binding protein; amino-acid sequence: MRKSAFMLAIAPFLIFALNACGGDSGTTGNTANNPGTQVTRNIANTVKSRGKLICGVSGELPGFSFVGTDGKYSGIDVDICRAVAAALFDNPDAVEFRNLNAKERFTALQTGEIDVLSRNTSWTFSRDTSVGLDFAPVVFYDGQAIMVRKNSGIKTLADLKNKAICAQTGTTTEQNLADQMRKRGVTYKPVVFEDVNITFATYAEGRCDGVTADRSALVSRRTTLPKPEDNVILDELLSSEPLAPAVAKGDTQWSDVVKWVVYSLIKADELGINSQNVAQFATSNDPEIKRFLGTEGNLGEGLGLTNDFAGKIVKHVGNYSEIYDRNLGTQTKLNLPRGQNQLWTKGGLLYSPPFR